A genome region from Hippopotamus amphibius kiboko isolate mHipAmp2 chromosome 1, mHipAmp2.hap2, whole genome shotgun sequence includes the following:
- the SRSF11 gene encoding serine/arginine-rich splicing factor 11 isoform X4 has protein sequence MSNTTVVPSTAGPGPSGGPGGGGGGGGGGGTEVIQVTNVSPSASSEQMRTLFGFLGKIDELRLFPPDDSPLPVSSRVCFVKFHDPDSAVVAQHLTNTVFVDRALIVVPYAEGVIPDETKALSLLAPANAVAGLLPGGGLLPTPNPLTQIGAVPLAALGAPTLDPALAALGLPGANLNSQSLAADQLLKLMSTVDPKLNHVAAGLVSPSLKSDTSSKEIEEAMKRVREAQSLISAAIEPDKKEEKRRHSRSRSRSRRRRTPSSSRHRRSRSRSRRRSHSKSRSRRRSKSPRRRRSHSRERGRRSRSTSKNRDKKKEDKEKKRSKTPPKSYSTARRSRSASRERRRRRSRSGTRSPKKPRSPKRKLSRSPSPRRHKKEKKKDKDKERGRDERERSTSKKKKSKDKEKERERKSESDKDVKVTRDYDEEEQGYDSEKEKKEEKKPTEPGSPKTKECSVEKGTGDSLRESKVNGDDHHEEDMDMSD, from the exons CCGGggggcggaggcggcggcggcggaggcggcggcaCCGAGGTAATCCAGGTGACTAATGTCTCCCCGAGCGCTAGCTCTGAGCAGATGCGGACCCTCTTCGGTTTCCTAGGGAAGATCGACGAACTGCGCCTCTTCCCGCCTGA TGATTCACCTTTGCCAGTCTCATCCCGAGTCTGCTTTGTTAAGTTCCATGATccggactcagcagttgtggcacagcaTCTGACAAACACTGTATTCGTTGACAGAGCTTTGATAGTCGTACCGTATGCAGAAG GAGTTATTCCTGATGAGACTAAGGCTTTGTCTCTGTTGGCACCAGCTAATGCAGTGGCAGGTCTTCTGCCTGGTGGTGGACTCCTGCCTACTCCTAACCCACTTACCCAG ATTGGCGCTGTTCCATTGGCTGCTTTGGGAGCTCCTACTCTTGATCCTGCccttgctgcacttgggcttccTGGAGCAAACTTGAACTCTCAG tctCTTGCTGCAGATCAGTTGCTGAAACTTATGAGTACTGTTGATCCCaa GTTGAATCATGTAGCTGCAGGTCTTGTTTCACCAAGTCTGAAATCGGATACCTCTAGTAAAGAAATAGAGGAAGCCATGAAGAGAGTACGAGAAGCACAGTCGCTAATTTCTGCTGCTATAGAACCAG ataagaaagaagaaaaacgaAGGCACTCGAGGTCAAGATCCCGTTCTAGGAGGAGGAGGACTCCCTCATCTTCTAGGCACAG GCGGTCAAGAAGCAGGTCAAGAAGGCGATCACATTCTAAGTCAAGGAGTAGGCGACGATCCAAAAGTCCAAGACGGAGAAGATCTCATTCCAGAGAGAGGGGTAGGAGGTCAAGGAGCACATCAAAAAACAG agacaaaaagaaagaagacaaagaaaagaaacgtTCCAAAACACCACCAAAAAGTTATAGCACAGCCAGACGTTCCAGAAGTGCAAGCAG AGAGAGACGACGACGAAGAAGCAGAAGTGGCACAAGATCTCCTAAAAAGCCTAGGTCTCCCAAAAGAAAATTGTCTCGCTCACCATCCCCTAGGAG AcataaaaaggagaagaagaaagataaagacaaagaaagaggcagagatgaaagagaaagatccacaagcaagaagaagaaaagtaaagataaggaaaaggaacgggaaagaaaatcagagagTGATAAAGATGTAAAA GTTACACGGGACTACGATGAAGAGGAACAGGGGTATGACagcgagaaagagaaaaaagaggagaagaaaccaacagaaccAGGTTCTCCTAAAACAAAAGAATGTTCTGTGGAAAAGGGAACTGGTGATTCACTAAGAGAATCCAAAGTGAACGGGGATGATCATCATGAAGAAGACATGGATATGAGTGACTGA
- the SRSF11 gene encoding serine/arginine-rich splicing factor 11 isoform X2, with protein MSNTTVVPSTAGPGPSGGPGGGGGGGGGGGTEVIQVTNVSPSASSEQMRTLFGFLGKIDELRLFPPDDSPLPVSSRVCFVKFHDPDSAVVAQHLTNTVFVDRALIVVPYAEGVIPDETKALSLLAPANAVAGLLPGGGLLPTPNPLTQIGAVPLAALGAPTLDPALAALGLPGANLNSQSLAADQLLKLMSTVDPKLNHVAAGLVSPSLKSDTSSKEIEEAMKRVREAQSLISAAIEPDKKEEKRRHSRSRSRSRRRRTPSSSRHRRSRSRSRRRSHSKSRSRRRSKSPRRRRSHSRERGRRSRSTSKNRDKKKEDKEKKRSKTPPKSYSTARRSRSASSLHICGSRERRRRRSRSGTRSPKKPRSPKRKLSRSPSPRRHKKEKKKDKDKERGRDERERSTSKKKKSKDKEKERERKSESDKDVKVTRDYDEEEQGYDSEKEKKEEKKPTEPGSPKTKECSVEKGTGDSLRESKVNGDDHHEEDMDMSD; from the exons CCGGggggcggaggcggcggcggcggaggcggcggcaCCGAGGTAATCCAGGTGACTAATGTCTCCCCGAGCGCTAGCTCTGAGCAGATGCGGACCCTCTTCGGTTTCCTAGGGAAGATCGACGAACTGCGCCTCTTCCCGCCTGA TGATTCACCTTTGCCAGTCTCATCCCGAGTCTGCTTTGTTAAGTTCCATGATccggactcagcagttgtggcacagcaTCTGACAAACACTGTATTCGTTGACAGAGCTTTGATAGTCGTACCGTATGCAGAAG GAGTTATTCCTGATGAGACTAAGGCTTTGTCTCTGTTGGCACCAGCTAATGCAGTGGCAGGTCTTCTGCCTGGTGGTGGACTCCTGCCTACTCCTAACCCACTTACCCAG ATTGGCGCTGTTCCATTGGCTGCTTTGGGAGCTCCTACTCTTGATCCTGCccttgctgcacttgggcttccTGGAGCAAACTTGAACTCTCAG tctCTTGCTGCAGATCAGTTGCTGAAACTTATGAGTACTGTTGATCCCaa GTTGAATCATGTAGCTGCAGGTCTTGTTTCACCAAGTCTGAAATCGGATACCTCTAGTAAAGAAATAGAGGAAGCCATGAAGAGAGTACGAGAAGCACAGTCGCTAATTTCTGCTGCTATAGAACCAG ataagaaagaagaaaaacgaAGGCACTCGAGGTCAAGATCCCGTTCTAGGAGGAGGAGGACTCCCTCATCTTCTAGGCACAG GCGGTCAAGAAGCAGGTCAAGAAGGCGATCACATTCTAAGTCAAGGAGTAGGCGACGATCCAAAAGTCCAAGACGGAGAAGATCTCATTCCAGAGAGAGGGGTAGGAGGTCAAGGAGCACATCAAAAAACAG agacaaaaagaaagaagacaaagaaaagaaacgtTCCAAAACACCACCAAAAAGTTATAGCACAGCCAGACGTTCCAGAAGTGCAAGCAG tttgcACATTTGTGGCTCTAGAGAGAGACGACGACGAAGAAGCAGAAGTGGCACAAGATCTCCTAAAAAGCCTAGGTCTCCCAAAAGAAAATTGTCTCGCTCACCATCCCCTAGGAG AcataaaaaggagaagaagaaagataaagacaaagaaagaggcagagatgaaagagaaagatccacaagcaagaagaagaaaagtaaagataaggaaaaggaacgggaaagaaaatcagagagTGATAAAGATGTAAAA GTTACACGGGACTACGATGAAGAGGAACAGGGGTATGACagcgagaaagagaaaaaagaggagaagaaaccaacagaaccAGGTTCTCCTAAAACAAAAGAATGTTCTGTGGAAAAGGGAACTGGTGATTCACTAAGAGAATCCAAAGTGAACGGGGATGATCATCATGAAGAAGACATGGATATGAGTGACTGA
- the SRSF11 gene encoding serine/arginine-rich splicing factor 11 isoform X1, whose product MSNTTVVPSTAGPGPSGGPGGGGGGGGGGGTEVIQVTNVSPSASSEQMRTLFGFLGKIDELRLFPPDDSPLPVSSRVCFVKFHDPDSAVVAQHLTNTVFVDRALIVVPYAEGVIPDETKALSLLAPANAVAGLLPGGGLLPTPNPLTQIGAVPLAALGAPTLDPALAALGLPGANLNSQSLAADQLLKLMSTVDPKLNHVAAGLVSPSLKSDTSSKEIEEAMKRVREAQSLISAAIEPDKKEEKRRHSRSRSRSRRRRTPSSSRHRRSRSRSRRRSHSKSRSRRRSKSPRRRRSHSRERGRRSRSTSKNRDKKKEDKEKKRSKTPPKSYSTARRSRSASSLHICGSRERRRRRSRSGTRSPKKPRSPKRKLSRSPSPRRHKKEKKKDKDKERGRDERERSTSKKKKSKDKEKERERKSESDKDVKQVTRDYDEEEQGYDSEKEKKEEKKPTEPGSPKTKECSVEKGTGDSLRESKVNGDDHHEEDMDMSD is encoded by the exons CCGGggggcggaggcggcggcggcggaggcggcggcaCCGAGGTAATCCAGGTGACTAATGTCTCCCCGAGCGCTAGCTCTGAGCAGATGCGGACCCTCTTCGGTTTCCTAGGGAAGATCGACGAACTGCGCCTCTTCCCGCCTGA TGATTCACCTTTGCCAGTCTCATCCCGAGTCTGCTTTGTTAAGTTCCATGATccggactcagcagttgtggcacagcaTCTGACAAACACTGTATTCGTTGACAGAGCTTTGATAGTCGTACCGTATGCAGAAG GAGTTATTCCTGATGAGACTAAGGCTTTGTCTCTGTTGGCACCAGCTAATGCAGTGGCAGGTCTTCTGCCTGGTGGTGGACTCCTGCCTACTCCTAACCCACTTACCCAG ATTGGCGCTGTTCCATTGGCTGCTTTGGGAGCTCCTACTCTTGATCCTGCccttgctgcacttgggcttccTGGAGCAAACTTGAACTCTCAG tctCTTGCTGCAGATCAGTTGCTGAAACTTATGAGTACTGTTGATCCCaa GTTGAATCATGTAGCTGCAGGTCTTGTTTCACCAAGTCTGAAATCGGATACCTCTAGTAAAGAAATAGAGGAAGCCATGAAGAGAGTACGAGAAGCACAGTCGCTAATTTCTGCTGCTATAGAACCAG ataagaaagaagaaaaacgaAGGCACTCGAGGTCAAGATCCCGTTCTAGGAGGAGGAGGACTCCCTCATCTTCTAGGCACAG GCGGTCAAGAAGCAGGTCAAGAAGGCGATCACATTCTAAGTCAAGGAGTAGGCGACGATCCAAAAGTCCAAGACGGAGAAGATCTCATTCCAGAGAGAGGGGTAGGAGGTCAAGGAGCACATCAAAAAACAG agacaaaaagaaagaagacaaagaaaagaaacgtTCCAAAACACCACCAAAAAGTTATAGCACAGCCAGACGTTCCAGAAGTGCAAGCAG tttgcACATTTGTGGCTCTAGAGAGAGACGACGACGAAGAAGCAGAAGTGGCACAAGATCTCCTAAAAAGCCTAGGTCTCCCAAAAGAAAATTGTCTCGCTCACCATCCCCTAGGAG AcataaaaaggagaagaagaaagataaagacaaagaaagaggcagagatgaaagagaaagatccacaagcaagaagaagaaaagtaaagataaggaaaaggaacgggaaagaaaatcagagagTGATAAAGATGTAAAA CAGGTTACACGGGACTACGATGAAGAGGAACAGGGGTATGACagcgagaaagagaaaaaagaggagaagaaaccaacagaaccAGGTTCTCCTAAAACAAAAGAATGTTCTGTGGAAAAGGGAACTGGTGATTCACTAAGAGAATCCAAAGTGAACGGGGATGATCATCATGAAGAAGACATGGATATGAGTGACTGA
- the SRSF11 gene encoding serine/arginine-rich splicing factor 11 isoform X3: protein MSNTTVVPSTAGPGPSGGPGGGGGGGGGGGTEVIQVTNVSPSASSEQMRTLFGFLGKIDELRLFPPDDSPLPVSSRVCFVKFHDPDSAVVAQHLTNTVFVDRALIVVPYAEGVIPDETKALSLLAPANAVAGLLPGGGLLPTPNPLTQIGAVPLAALGAPTLDPALAALGLPGANLNSQSLAADQLLKLMSTVDPKLNHVAAGLVSPSLKSDTSSKEIEEAMKRVREAQSLISAAIEPDKKEEKRRHSRSRSRSRRRRTPSSSRHRRSRSRSRRRSHSKSRSRRRSKSPRRRRSHSRERGRRSRSTSKNRDKKKEDKEKKRSKTPPKSYSTARRSRSASRERRRRRSRSGTRSPKKPRSPKRKLSRSPSPRRHKKEKKKDKDKERGRDERERSTSKKKKSKDKEKERERKSESDKDVKQVTRDYDEEEQGYDSEKEKKEEKKPTEPGSPKTKECSVEKGTGDSLRESKVNGDDHHEEDMDMSD, encoded by the exons CCGGggggcggaggcggcggcggcggaggcggcggcaCCGAGGTAATCCAGGTGACTAATGTCTCCCCGAGCGCTAGCTCTGAGCAGATGCGGACCCTCTTCGGTTTCCTAGGGAAGATCGACGAACTGCGCCTCTTCCCGCCTGA TGATTCACCTTTGCCAGTCTCATCCCGAGTCTGCTTTGTTAAGTTCCATGATccggactcagcagttgtggcacagcaTCTGACAAACACTGTATTCGTTGACAGAGCTTTGATAGTCGTACCGTATGCAGAAG GAGTTATTCCTGATGAGACTAAGGCTTTGTCTCTGTTGGCACCAGCTAATGCAGTGGCAGGTCTTCTGCCTGGTGGTGGACTCCTGCCTACTCCTAACCCACTTACCCAG ATTGGCGCTGTTCCATTGGCTGCTTTGGGAGCTCCTACTCTTGATCCTGCccttgctgcacttgggcttccTGGAGCAAACTTGAACTCTCAG tctCTTGCTGCAGATCAGTTGCTGAAACTTATGAGTACTGTTGATCCCaa GTTGAATCATGTAGCTGCAGGTCTTGTTTCACCAAGTCTGAAATCGGATACCTCTAGTAAAGAAATAGAGGAAGCCATGAAGAGAGTACGAGAAGCACAGTCGCTAATTTCTGCTGCTATAGAACCAG ataagaaagaagaaaaacgaAGGCACTCGAGGTCAAGATCCCGTTCTAGGAGGAGGAGGACTCCCTCATCTTCTAGGCACAG GCGGTCAAGAAGCAGGTCAAGAAGGCGATCACATTCTAAGTCAAGGAGTAGGCGACGATCCAAAAGTCCAAGACGGAGAAGATCTCATTCCAGAGAGAGGGGTAGGAGGTCAAGGAGCACATCAAAAAACAG agacaaaaagaaagaagacaaagaaaagaaacgtTCCAAAACACCACCAAAAAGTTATAGCACAGCCAGACGTTCCAGAAGTGCAAGCAG AGAGAGACGACGACGAAGAAGCAGAAGTGGCACAAGATCTCCTAAAAAGCCTAGGTCTCCCAAAAGAAAATTGTCTCGCTCACCATCCCCTAGGAG AcataaaaaggagaagaagaaagataaagacaaagaaagaggcagagatgaaagagaaagatccacaagcaagaagaagaaaagtaaagataaggaaaaggaacgggaaagaaaatcagagagTGATAAAGATGTAAAA CAGGTTACACGGGACTACGATGAAGAGGAACAGGGGTATGACagcgagaaagagaaaaaagaggagaagaaaccaacagaaccAGGTTCTCCTAAAACAAAAGAATGTTCTGTGGAAAAGGGAACTGGTGATTCACTAAGAGAATCCAAAGTGAACGGGGATGATCATCATGAAGAAGACATGGATATGAGTGACTGA
- the SRSF11 gene encoding serine/arginine-rich splicing factor 11 isoform X5 — MSTVDPKLNHVAAGLVSPSLKSDTSSKEIEEAMKRVREAQSLISAAIEPDKKEEKRRHSRSRSRSRRRRTPSSSRHRRSRSRSRRRSHSKSRSRRRSKSPRRRRSHSRERGRRSRSTSKNRDKKKEDKEKKRSKTPPKSYSTARRSRSASSLHICGSRERRRRRSRSGTRSPKKPRSPKRKLSRSPSPRRHKKEKKKDKDKERGRDERERSTSKKKKSKDKEKERERKSESDKDVKQVTRDYDEEEQGYDSEKEKKEEKKPTEPGSPKTKECSVEKGTGDSLRESKVNGDDHHEEDMDMSD; from the exons ATGAGTACTGTTGATCCCaa GTTGAATCATGTAGCTGCAGGTCTTGTTTCACCAAGTCTGAAATCGGATACCTCTAGTAAAGAAATAGAGGAAGCCATGAAGAGAGTACGAGAAGCACAGTCGCTAATTTCTGCTGCTATAGAACCAG ataagaaagaagaaaaacgaAGGCACTCGAGGTCAAGATCCCGTTCTAGGAGGAGGAGGACTCCCTCATCTTCTAGGCACAG GCGGTCAAGAAGCAGGTCAAGAAGGCGATCACATTCTAAGTCAAGGAGTAGGCGACGATCCAAAAGTCCAAGACGGAGAAGATCTCATTCCAGAGAGAGGGGTAGGAGGTCAAGGAGCACATCAAAAAACAG agacaaaaagaaagaagacaaagaaaagaaacgtTCCAAAACACCACCAAAAAGTTATAGCACAGCCAGACGTTCCAGAAGTGCAAGCAG tttgcACATTTGTGGCTCTAGAGAGAGACGACGACGAAGAAGCAGAAGTGGCACAAGATCTCCTAAAAAGCCTAGGTCTCCCAAAAGAAAATTGTCTCGCTCACCATCCCCTAGGAG AcataaaaaggagaagaagaaagataaagacaaagaaagaggcagagatgaaagagaaagatccacaagcaagaagaagaaaagtaaagataaggaaaaggaacgggaaagaaaatcagagagTGATAAAGATGTAAAA CAGGTTACACGGGACTACGATGAAGAGGAACAGGGGTATGACagcgagaaagagaaaaaagaggagaagaaaccaacagaaccAGGTTCTCCTAAAACAAAAGAATGTTCTGTGGAAAAGGGAACTGGTGATTCACTAAGAGAATCCAAAGTGAACGGGGATGATCATCATGAAGAAGACATGGATATGAGTGACTGA